One region of Thunnus albacares chromosome 8, fThuAlb1.1, whole genome shotgun sequence genomic DNA includes:
- the LOC122987220 gene encoding zinc finger protein 771-like isoform X4: protein MSSVECLRELINERLTAAAEEIFRVFQETISEYEKEINRQRILLDFVWKPEIRLHRVELPQQHVCKEEEVLADQQLCDLEKNSSLDQEDPEPPQIKEEQKELCTSRDQEDPEPPQIKEEQKELCTSLEGEQLVLKQETETFMLTPTCDESEDQTLDLSPDETQREAEKEHVVSMSVKSSVQPEPNNDDQLFSHNSHVAESQDHKRGKHGDSGSTRKAEPKLKKRHYRRKNHTNNEDNSTKLKIQSNTDTGKKSFKCGTCGKSFKIKSKLQIHMRVHTGEKPYSCNNCEKRFARSHGLRLHMRVHTGEKPYSCDTCGKRFGDMTTVKRHMRVHTGEKPYTCKTCEKGFTEMSKLKLHMRIHTGEKPHSCNTCGKRFRNMATMKRHMRVHTGARLYNCTTCGKEYRRRHNFKDHMRKHAVEEGSG, encoded by the exons ATGTCATCAGTTGAGTGTTTGCGAGAGTTAATCAACGAGCgactaactgctgctgctgaagaaataTTCCGAGTTTTTCAAGAAACTATCTCAGAATACGAGAAAGAGATCAACCGTCAGCGCATACTGCTGGATTTCGTTTGGAAACCTGAAATAAGGTTACATAGAGTAG AGCTCCCACAGCAACATGTctgtaaggaggaggaggttctCGCcgaccagcagctctgtgaccTGGAGAAAAACTCCAGTCTGGACCAAGAGGACCCAGAGCCTCCAcagattaaagaggaacagAAGGAACTCTGCACCAGTCGGGACCAAGAGGACCCAGAGCCTCCAcagattaaagaggaacagAAGGAACTCTGCACCAGTCTGGAGGGAGAACAGCTGGTGCTGAAGCAGGAGACAGAAACCTTTATGTTGACTCCTACTTGTGATGAAAGTGAAGATCAGACTCTGGACTTGAGTCCTGATGAAActcagagagaagcagagaaagagcatGTTGTCAGCATGTCAGTTAAAAGTTCTGTGCAACCGGAACCAAACAATGACGACCAGCTGTTCTCTCACAACTCTCATGTAGCTGAGAGCCAAGATCACAAAAGAGGCAAACATGGAGACTCAGGATCAACTAGAAAAGCAGAGCCAAAACTAAAGAAGAGACATTACAGACGAAAAAATCACactaacaatgaagacaactcTACCAAATTAAAGATTCAGAGTAATACTGATACAGGGAAAAAGTCCTTCAAATGCGGCACTTGTGGGAAATCTTTTAAGATCAAGTCCAAATTACAAATACATATgagagtccacacaggtgagaagccatACTCATGTAACAATTGTGAGAAAAGGTTCGCTCGGTCGCACGGATTAAGACTGCATATgagagtccacacaggtgagaagccgtactCCTGCGACACCTGCGGGAAAAGATTTGGTGACATGACAACAGTGAAAAGACATATgagagtccacacaggtgagaagccgtacacATGTAAAACTTGTGAGAAAGGTTTCACTGAGATGAGCAAATTAAAACTGCAtatgagaatccacacaggtgagaagccgcACTCATGTAACACCTGTGGGAAAAGATTTCGTAACATGGCAACAATGAAAAGGCATATGAGAGTCCACACAGGTGCGAGGTTATACAATTGCACAACTTGTGGGAAAGAGTACAGACGTAGACATAACTTCAAGGACCACATGAGAAAGCACGCAGTGGAAGAAGGTTCTGGGTAA
- the LOC122987220 gene encoding zinc finger protein 771-like isoform X6 has protein sequence MELPQQHVCKEEEVLADQQLCDLEKNSSLDQEDPEPPQIKEEQKELCTSRDQEDPEPPQIKEEQKELCTSLEGEQLVLKQETETFMLTPTCDESEDQTLDLSPDETQREAEKEHVVSMSVKSSVQPEPNNDDQLFSHNSHVAESQDHKRGKHGDSGSTRKAEPKLKKRHYRRKNHTNNEDNSTKLKIQSNTDTGKKSFKCGTCGKSFKIKSKLQIHMRVHTGEKPYSCNNCEKRFARSHGLRLHMRVHTGEKPYSCDTCGKRFGDMTTVKRHMRVHTGEKPYTCKTCEKGFTEMSKLKLHMRIHTGEKPHSCNTCGKRFRNMATMKRHMRVHTGARLYNCTTCGKEYRRRHNFKDHMRKHAVEEGSG, from the exons ATGG AGCTCCCACAGCAACATGTctgtaaggaggaggaggttctCGCcgaccagcagctctgtgaccTGGAGAAAAACTCCAGTCTGGACCAAGAGGACCCAGAGCCTCCAcagattaaagaggaacagAAGGAACTCTGCACCAGTCGGGACCAAGAGGACCCAGAGCCTCCAcagattaaagaggaacagAAGGAACTCTGCACCAGTCTGGAGGGAGAACAGCTGGTGCTGAAGCAGGAGACAGAAACCTTTATGTTGACTCCTACTTGTGATGAAAGTGAAGATCAGACTCTGGACTTGAGTCCTGATGAAActcagagagaagcagagaaagagcatGTTGTCAGCATGTCAGTTAAAAGTTCTGTGCAACCGGAACCAAACAATGACGACCAGCTGTTCTCTCACAACTCTCATGTAGCTGAGAGCCAAGATCACAAAAGAGGCAAACATGGAGACTCAGGATCAACTAGAAAAGCAGAGCCAAAACTAAAGAAGAGACATTACAGACGAAAAAATCACactaacaatgaagacaactcTACCAAATTAAAGATTCAGAGTAATACTGATACAGGGAAAAAGTCCTTCAAATGCGGCACTTGTGGGAAATCTTTTAAGATCAAGTCCAAATTACAAATACATATgagagtccacacaggtgagaagccatACTCATGTAACAATTGTGAGAAAAGGTTCGCTCGGTCGCACGGATTAAGACTGCATATgagagtccacacaggtgagaagccgtactCCTGCGACACCTGCGGGAAAAGATTTGGTGACATGACAACAGTGAAAAGACATATgagagtccacacaggtgagaagccgtacacATGTAAAACTTGTGAGAAAGGTTTCACTGAGATGAGCAAATTAAAACTGCAtatgagaatccacacaggtgagaagccgcACTCATGTAACACCTGTGGGAAAAGATTTCGTAACATGGCAACAATGAAAAGGCATATGAGAGTCCACACAGGTGCGAGGTTATACAATTGCACAACTTGTGGGAAAGAGTACAGACGTAGACATAACTTCAAGGACCACATGAGAAAGCACGCAGTGGAAGAAGGTTCTGGGTAA
- the LOC122987220 gene encoding zinc finger protein 771-like isoform X5 translates to MSSVQCVRELINERLTAAAEEIFRVFQETISQYEKEINRQRRLLDFVWKPEIRLHRVELPQQHVCKEEEVLADQQLCDLEKNSSLDQEDPEPPQIKEEQKELCTSRDQEDPEPPQIKEEQKELCTSLEGEQLVLKQETETFMLTPTCDESEDQTLDLSPDETQREAEKEHVVSMSVKSSVQPEPNNDDQLFSHNSHVAESQDHKRGKHGDSGSTRKAEPKLKKRHYRRKNHTNNEDNSTKLKIQSNTDTGKKSFKCGTCGKSFKIKSKLQIHMRVHTGEKPYSCNNCEKRFARSHGLRLHMRVHTGEKPYSCDTCGKRFGDMTTVKRHMRVHTGEKPYTCKTCEKGFTEMSKLKLHMRIHTGEKPHSCNTCGKRFRNMATMKRHMRVHTGARLYNCTTCGKEYRRRHNFKDHMRKHAVEEGSG, encoded by the exons ATGTCTTCAGttcagtgtgtgagagagttaATCAACGAGCgactaactgctgctgctgaagaaataTTCCGAGTTTTTCAAGAAACTATCTCACAGTACGAGAAAGAGATCAACCGTCAGCGCAGACTGCTGGATTTCGTTTGGAAACCTGAAATAAGGTTACATAGAGTAG AGCTCCCACAGCAACATGTctgtaaggaggaggaggttctCGCcgaccagcagctctgtgaccTGGAGAAAAACTCCAGTCTGGACCAAGAGGACCCAGAGCCTCCAcagattaaagaggaacagAAGGAACTCTGCACCAGTCGGGACCAAGAGGACCCAGAGCCTCCAcagattaaagaggaacagAAGGAACTCTGCACCAGTCTGGAGGGAGAACAGCTGGTGCTGAAGCAGGAGACAGAAACCTTTATGTTGACTCCTACTTGTGATGAAAGTGAAGATCAGACTCTGGACTTGAGTCCTGATGAAActcagagagaagcagagaaagagcatGTTGTCAGCATGTCAGTTAAAAGTTCTGTGCAACCGGAACCAAACAATGACGACCAGCTGTTCTCTCACAACTCTCATGTAGCTGAGAGCCAAGATCACAAAAGAGGCAAACATGGAGACTCAGGATCAACTAGAAAAGCAGAGCCAAAACTAAAGAAGAGACATTACAGACGAAAAAATCACactaacaatgaagacaactcTACCAAATTAAAGATTCAGAGTAATACTGATACAGGGAAAAAGTCCTTCAAATGCGGCACTTGTGGGAAATCTTTTAAGATCAAGTCCAAATTACAAATACATATgagagtccacacaggtgagaagccatACTCATGTAACAATTGTGAGAAAAGGTTCGCTCGGTCGCACGGATTAAGACTGCATATgagagtccacacaggtgagaagccgtactCCTGCGACACCTGCGGGAAAAGATTTGGTGACATGACAACAGTGAAAAGACATATgagagtccacacaggtgagaagccgtacacATGTAAAACTTGTGAGAAAGGTTTCACTGAGATGAGCAAATTAAAACTGCAtatgagaatccacacaggtgagaagccgcACTCATGTAACACCTGTGGGAAAAGATTTCGTAACATGGCAACAATGAAAAGGCATATGAGAGTCCACACAGGTGCGAGGTTATACAATTGCACAACTTGTGGGAAAGAGTACAGACGTAGACATAACTTCAAGGACCACATGAGAAAGCACGCAGTGGAAGAAGGTTCTGGGTAA